A genomic region of Thunnus albacares chromosome 2, fThuAlb1.1, whole genome shotgun sequence contains the following coding sequences:
- the LOC122968694 gene encoding uncharacterized protein LOC122968694: MWEQQQQSVASSAATAASPSSSTSRSPSARPSPSNTPPPPQHPRPSSSSLRKRRSRVLSSSSEDEDDDQLLMKQTAAAASPLPPLPLSPAAVRPVAPPAQLLLLGAWRSSLPPEQQDWVSKALFVQDQTGRPVLSEELQLWYHPPGPRLVYSQRPSSPDAFFQRPFFFWAPYRMWLYRLKCPDCEHKLTACGIYKTIRKVLDLDGWYYMGTEYLECRSCEKKVAGWSDCVTKQLDLDHQQLFPAVLAYKLSCDKKVLALMKTLGVGRLRSFLVEQHKAEWMRRCSHYLHTCRRCTVPGAAPPPPPHTLPKMEPVPSSTWLCKQLKQEKSTLCTAAPPMQAPPQAEETQPAPSTSVSQHPPPPEGEEEEEEEEEEEEEEEPTAGPSWASPAPSTSTASQTPKSTVRHRQRAMEMKVGAAERGQTPNRRASSVRRCGTCGLRQIKETGHRELRKTSGEKVNYCPVAAKGQNPEEWLASLHT, from the exons AtgtgggagcagcagcagcagtctgtcGCCTCCTCTGCTGCCACCGCTGCATCTCCGTCCTCCTCCACCAGCCGGTCTCCTTCAGCCAGACCGTCACCCTCCAACACTCCACCGCCTCCTCAGCATCCCCGGccatcctcatcctccctgAGGAAGAGAAGGTCCAGAGTCCTGTCGA GTTCCtctgaggatgaggatgacGACCAGCTGCTGATGAAGCagacagctgctgcag catctcctcttcctcctcttcctctctcgcctgctgctgtcagaccgGTTGCTCCTCCAGCTCag CTCCTCCTGCTGGGAGCTTGGAGGAGCAGCCTGCCTCCAGAGCAGCAGGACTGGGTCAGTAAGGCCCTGTTTGTGCAGGACCAGACAGGGAGGCCGGTCCTGTCTGAGGAGCTCCAGCTCTGGTACCACCCACCTGGTCCCCGGTTGGTCTACAGCCAGCGTCCCTCCAGCCCCGACGCTTTCTTTCAGCGGCCCTTCTTCTTCTGGGCTCCGTATCGGATGTGGCTCTACCGCCTCAAGTGTCCGGATTGTGAGCACAAGCTCACAGCCTGCGGGATTTACAAGACCATCCGCAAAGTCCTGGACCTTGATGGATGGTATTATATGGGCACGGAGTACCTGGAGTGCAG GTCATGTGAGAAGAAGGTGGCGGGCTGGTCGGACTGTGTGACCAAGCAGCTGGACTTGGACCACCAGCAGCTGTTCCCTGCAGTGCTGGCGTACAA GCTGTCGTGTGATAAGAAGGTTCTGGCTCTGATGAAGACGCTGGGTGTCGGCCGCCTTCGCTCCTTCCTTGTCGAGCAGCACAAAGCGGAGTGGATGAGACGCTGCTCTCACTACCTGCACACCTGCAGGAGGTGTACTGTCCCCGGAgcggctcctcctcctcctcctcacacactGCCGAAGATGGAGCCGGTACCCAGCAGCACCTGGCT gtgcAAACAGTTGAAGCAGGAGAAGTCCACCCTCTGCACCGCCGCCCCCCCCATGCAGGCCCCTCCTCAGGCGGAGGAGACCCAGCCTGCCCCGAGCACCTCCGTCAGCCAGCACCCGCCACCAccggagggagaggaggaggaggaggaggaggaggaggaggaggaggaagaggagcccACCGCCGGCCCATCCTGGGCTTCTCCTGCCCCGAGCACCTCCACAGCCTCTCAGACGCCAAAGTCGACCGTCCGTCATCGTCAGAGAGCGATGGAGATGAAGGTGGGGGCAGCTGAGAGAGGACAGACTCCGAACAGAAGAGCGTCCTCAGTCCGCCGCTGTGGAACATGCGGGCTGAGGCAGATTAAAGAGACGGGCCACAGAGAGCTGAGGAAGACGAGCGGGGAGAAGGTGAACTACTGTCCTGTAGCTGCTAAAGGACAGAACCCAGAGGAGTGGCTGGCCTCCCTCCATAcctga
- the LOC122968941 gene encoding uncharacterized protein LOC122968941 yields the protein MTDKAESDLGSLRRMEIRKWRVDPAAYSPPPQLRFMKPFWPPILKRGGKGQKDTSRRSGKEACRTPKTTQHPDAGTSRDLSPPSSSWQILEESMRAKVPRTTKWRRQVRQEAVDAGVITPRKQRTCSLCKQRKVRETGHSIHKKTRKTFCQNTDPSGRTVEEWLREVRGGVSTHDLYQANLKRWGSYKYRPDVRTRYNRKRREKRAEERKRMEQEEEKE from the exons ATGACTGACAAGGCAGAGAGTGACCTCGGCTCCCTGAGACGGATGGAGATCAGGAAGTGGAGAGTTGACCCCGCAGCCTACAGCCCCCCACCACAGCTGAGGTTCATGAAGCCCTTTTGGCCTCCGATcctgaagagaggaggaaaaggacaGAAAG ACACGTCCAGGCGGTCTGGGAAGGAGGCCTGTAGGACCCCGAAAACGACTCAGCACCCAGATGCAGGGACCTCCAGGGACCTGAGTCCACCTTCCAGCAGCTGGCAAATCCTGGAGGAGTCCATGAGGGCGAAGGTGCCAAGGACCACTAAGTGGAGGCGGCAGGTCCGGCAGGAGGCTGTGGACGCCGGGGTCATCACACCCCGCAAACAGAGGACCTGCAGCCTCTGCAAACAGAGGAAGGTCAGAGAGACGGGACACAGCATCCATAAGAAGACCAGGAAGACCTTCTGCCAAAACACCGACCCCTCAGGCAGGACAGTGGAGGAGTGGCTGAGAGAGGTCCGGGGGGGGGTCTCCACCCACGACTTGTACCAGGCCAACCTGAAGAGATGGGGCTCATACAAGTATCGACCAGATGTGAGGACCCGGTAcaacaggaagaggagggagaagagagcagaggagaggaagaggatggagcaggaggaggagaaggagtag